The Cyclobacterium amurskyense genome contains the following window.
AAACGCAGAAAAGGATTGCCACAGGGAAGTCCCCTGAGTCCGCTGTTATCTAATATTCTCTTGGATAAACTGGACAAATACCTAAAAAGTAAAGGGTTGAAATTCGTTCGTTATGCTGACGATTTTAGTGTTTATACGAAATCCAAGGCAGAGGCCCGAAAGGTGGGAAATGAAGTTTACTTGTTCCTCAAAAACAAGCTGGAATTGCCCATTAACAGGGAAAAGAGCGGTATTAGAAGACCTACAAAATTCGTGTTGCTTGGACATGGATTTACTCCTACTTACGGGAAAAGGGAAAAAGGCGATTACCAATTAGTTGTCAAGAAAGGTAGTTGGGAGAATCTAAGGCGAAAACTTAAAGGCATTACCAAGAAAACGTTGCCATACAGTTTTAAAGTGCGGCTTTATAAACTCAGAGAGGTATGGATGGGCTGGATAAACAATTATCGTTTGGCCAATATAAAATCCAAACTTATTAAGCTTGATGAGTGGTTGAGGAATCGTCTGAGATACTGTATTTGGTCCCGGTCGACCGGGAGAAAAAGCCAGTGCGGAAACGTAAAAATCTGATAAGG
Protein-coding sequences here:
- the ltrA gene encoding group II intron reverse transcriptase/maturase yields the protein MIAKVLQSKNLYRAYRQVVGNQGSAGVDGMEVNGLKFFIDQYKPSLVTEILSREYVPKAIRGVEIPKSNRKTRLLGIPCVVDRWLQQGVSQQLAVQFELDFEEESYGFRPGKNLHGAVTQSLNNINDGYQDIVDIDLKGFFDEVQHYKLLQLIYNKVKCPTILWLIRKLLRAPIQINGKLHKRRKGLPQGSPLSPLLSNILLDKLDKYLKSKGLKFVRYADDFSVYTKSKAEARKVGNEVYLFLKNKLELPINREKSGIRRPTKFVLLGHGFTPTYGKREKGDYQLVVKKGSWENLRRKLKGITKKTLPYSFKVRLYKLREVWMGWINNYRLANIKSKLIKLDEWLRNRLRYCIWSRSTGRKSQCGNVKI